In one Leptospira fletcheri genomic region, the following are encoded:
- a CDS encoding MFS transporter codes for MNGEIRMSLPPSEKSKLRYFGLQELADRGGNAVLAFWMILGMAFFLFADQNLISPNLRNIARSFGISNQKEIDWKMGGEIPIFFFVLGGLVSVNMGYLTQRYSRKVLVVSTVLLGEIPCLLSGLARTYEEFLLLRTLTGFGLGGSFPLLFSILGDYFTDKSRSTASGYLSLAMGLGVGVGQLVGGILGESDPENGWRLSFVYMATPSFLFMAVYALFCEVPRRGGSEKEFMQTDNSSESDVRLTWQDIKILFANKTNIGIFLQGIPGCVPWGVFFTFLADYYEHDYGIPKASAAGLVTFAAIGIFAGTFFGGVIGQKLYNRNKSSMPIFCAVMVLIGTAPSIYLLHAGREALNPSFLWINVATGFIISVTGPNVRALIMNVNPPKNRAAMFSLYNLTDDLGKGLGPAMAAIILGFVADRSTAFTIAVLFWIPCSLLWSIILSNFRKDEESVHRILTEEARKKGRTS; via the coding sequence ATGAATGGAGAGATCCGGATGTCCCTACCACCTTCCGAGAAAAGTAAACTTCGCTATTTTGGACTGCAAGAACTCGCGGACCGGGGAGGAAATGCCGTCCTGGCTTTCTGGATGATTCTCGGAATGGCTTTCTTTTTATTCGCCGACCAGAATCTGATTTCTCCCAACTTGCGGAACATAGCTCGGTCCTTCGGAATCTCGAACCAGAAGGAAATCGACTGGAAGATGGGTGGGGAAATCCCGATTTTTTTCTTCGTACTTGGCGGCTTGGTTTCCGTAAACATGGGGTACCTGACCCAAAGGTATTCCCGGAAAGTTCTGGTTGTCTCGACCGTGTTGTTGGGAGAAATCCCCTGCCTACTTTCCGGCTTGGCTCGTACTTACGAGGAATTCTTACTCCTCAGAACTTTGACCGGATTCGGTTTGGGTGGGAGTTTTCCTCTCCTCTTTTCGATCTTAGGGGATTATTTTACGGACAAATCCCGTTCCACTGCCTCAGGCTATCTTTCTTTAGCCATGGGCTTAGGTGTGGGCGTAGGCCAACTCGTGGGAGGGATTCTCGGAGAAAGCGATCCGGAAAACGGATGGAGACTCAGCTTCGTCTATATGGCGACGCCTTCTTTTTTGTTCATGGCCGTTTATGCTTTGTTTTGCGAAGTTCCCCGTAGAGGCGGATCGGAAAAGGAATTTATGCAAACCGACAATTCCTCCGAATCGGATGTTCGTTTAACATGGCAGGATATAAAAATTCTTTTTGCCAACAAAACGAATATAGGAATTTTTCTGCAAGGAATTCCGGGTTGCGTTCCGTGGGGAGTGTTCTTCACCTTTCTGGCCGACTACTACGAACACGATTACGGGATCCCCAAAGCGAGCGCCGCAGGGTTGGTGACCTTTGCCGCCATCGGTATCTTTGCAGGCACATTCTTCGGCGGAGTCATCGGTCAAAAGTTGTACAATAGAAATAAGAGTTCCATGCCGATCTTCTGTGCGGTGATGGTACTTATCGGGACCGCGCCTAGCATCTATCTATTGCACGCGGGACGCGAGGCTCTGAACCCTAGTTTCTTATGGATCAATGTGGCAACCGGCTTCATCATTTCCGTAACCGGCCCGAACGTACGTGCCTTGATCATGAACGTCAATCCTCCGAAAAATCGCGCCGCGATGTTTTCCCTCTATAATCTGACGGACGACCTAGGCAAAGGTCTCGGCCCGGCCATGGCCGCGATCATTTTGGGGTTCGTTGCGGACCGGAGTACCGCTTTCACGATAGCCGTTCTATTTTGGATCCCTTGTTCTCTACTCTGGAGCATCATCCTTTCGAATTTCCGGAAGGACGAGGAAAGCGTACATAGAATTCTGACGGAAGAAGCGCGAAAAAAAGGAAGGACTTCCTGA
- a CDS encoding alpha/beta hydrolase, giving the protein MAYQHKEFTIQSSRDNTKLYCQAWIKPDANRVMVFNHGFGEHSGRYNNLLNYFKDSDISFYALDMRGHGKSEGKRGHADTFELFVDDLADLVQEVRRREKKDKILLLGHSMGGAVVIRYALEGINQDYLYAVVASAPALKIPANAFQKIQIAAAGFLRKISPATTLDANLDINLLSHDPEVVKAYAEDPLVHGKVSFSMGYELFQQGEIANKKAPILRTPILILHGLADRIADPAGSLEFYNHLVYKNKRIKTYPNLYHEIMNETSPEKENVLKDIKEFVDSLVPEKAGQKKN; this is encoded by the coding sequence ATGGCTTATCAGCACAAAGAATTTACTATCCAATCCTCACGCGATAATACTAAGCTATACTGCCAAGCCTGGATCAAGCCTGATGCCAACCGAGTCATGGTTTTTAATCACGGTTTCGGAGAACATAGCGGTCGTTATAACAACTTATTAAACTATTTTAAAGACAGCGATATCAGTTTCTACGCTTTGGATATGCGAGGACACGGTAAGTCGGAAGGAAAGCGCGGACACGCGGATACGTTCGAGCTGTTTGTAGACGATTTGGCCGATTTGGTTCAGGAAGTCCGTCGTCGGGAAAAGAAAGATAAGATTCTACTTTTAGGACACTCCATGGGAGGAGCCGTCGTCATTCGGTACGCTTTAGAGGGAATCAACCAGGACTATCTCTATGCGGTCGTCGCCTCGGCCCCCGCACTGAAAATTCCGGCAAACGCCTTCCAGAAAATCCAGATTGCCGCCGCCGGTTTCTTACGTAAAATTTCTCCTGCCACCACCTTGGACGCAAATCTGGATATCAACCTATTGAGTCACGATCCGGAGGTGGTCAAAGCTTATGCCGAGGATCCTCTGGTACACGGCAAAGTCTCCTTCTCCATGGGATACGAGCTGTTCCAACAGGGTGAGATCGCCAATAAAAAGGCTCCGATCCTGAGGACTCCCATATTGATCCTTCACGGGTTAGCGGATCGGATCGCGGATCCCGCAGGAAGTTTGGAATTTTATAACCATCTTGTCTATAAGAACAAGAGGATTAAAACCTATCCGAATCTATATCATGAAATCATGAATGAAACCTCTCCAGAAAAGGAAAACGTCCTGAAAGATATCAAGGAATTCGTGGATTCACTCGTTCCTGAAAAAGCCGGTCAAAAAAAAAATTAA
- a CDS encoding amidohydrolase family protein, whose protein sequence is MKNSYSGKIIDAWAQPALVSMFQKLPEVSYLFKRSGSGKYARTNLSPEETVELMDRSGIDKLLLRAWCRPGEWVCTNDQIFEYTNLFPDRFVGIASVDLHKPVQAVKELRRAIRDLNFKGLFLLPWLWELPPNHKYYYPLYVECIELGIPFCTQVGQTGPLKPSEPGRPVPYLDEVALTFPELVIVGGHMGFPWIDEMIGVCMKHENVYIDTSAYLPSHYPNQLLEYMKTSGRSKVLFGTNFPHLEFKKCTSQLGNLDLPDSSLKRFLFSNAQRVFRL, encoded by the coding sequence ATGAAAAACTCATATTCCGGAAAAATCATCGACGCTTGGGCGCAGCCCGCCCTGGTCTCTATGTTCCAAAAATTGCCCGAAGTATCCTATCTTTTCAAGAGGTCCGGTTCGGGAAAATACGCGCGCACCAACCTTTCACCGGAAGAAACCGTCGAGCTGATGGACCGGTCGGGAATCGACAAGCTTTTGTTGCGCGCCTGGTGCAGACCGGGCGAATGGGTCTGCACCAACGATCAAATCTTCGAATACACGAATCTGTTTCCGGACCGCTTTGTCGGTATCGCGTCCGTAGACCTACACAAACCGGTGCAGGCGGTAAAAGAATTAAGGAGAGCGATCCGGGATCTGAATTTCAAAGGATTATTCCTTTTGCCTTGGCTTTGGGAACTTCCGCCGAATCATAAATATTATTACCCGCTTTACGTGGAGTGCATCGAGCTCGGGATCCCTTTTTGTACGCAGGTGGGTCAGACCGGACCGCTCAAGCCCTCCGAACCGGGACGACCCGTACCCTACCTAGACGAGGTCGCATTGACTTTTCCGGAATTGGTGATCGTCGGAGGTCATATGGGATTTCCCTGGATAGACGAAATGATTGGAGTCTGTATGAAGCACGAAAACGTGTACATAGACACCTCGGCTTATCTTCCCTCCCATTATCCGAATCAGTTGTTGGAGTATATGAAGACTAGCGGCAGAAGCAAGGTGCTTTTCGGTACGAATTTTCCGCATCTGGAATTTAAGAAATGCACGTCCCAGCTCGGAAATCTGGACCTGCCCGATTCTTCTCTGAAACGTTTCCTTTTTTCAAACGCGCAGAGAGTCTTTCGTCTATAA
- a CDS encoding endonuclease/exonuclease/phosphatase family protein, producing MKILKNILYIVLVAFSLLLAAIYFSTFHPKQTENADVVCKSDALEMPGNEELKVLSWNVQYFAGKKKVFWYDVPDESGPDTVTTSEEVENTLKKVANVILETDPDLVLLQEVDDGAKRTRGENQSERLVPLLSDFYPCRTEAFYWKAGFVPHPKVLGSAGMKLVILSKYKIASAVRYQLPLAEADPISRQFQLKRAVLKADLSVSGGRKFSVLNTHLDAFSMGTDTMQKQVKFLSDLLRKLDGEKSVWILAGDFNLLPPDFDRKTLHPNGAFYYGDDQEIKPLFDRWSSVVTKEELNGPEKEKFFTYYPNDPAIAKPDRTIDYIFYSRGLVKTKYGVFRKGDAAEASDHFPSEAVFRFGE from the coding sequence TTGAAAATTTTAAAGAACATCCTGTATATCGTGCTGGTCGCATTCTCTCTATTGTTGGCGGCGATTTATTTTTCCACCTTTCATCCGAAGCAAACCGAAAACGCGGATGTGGTATGCAAATCCGACGCGCTCGAGATGCCGGGAAACGAGGAATTGAAAGTGCTTTCTTGGAACGTGCAATATTTTGCCGGTAAGAAAAAAGTCTTTTGGTACGACGTTCCCGACGAATCCGGTCCGGACACCGTGACAACTTCCGAAGAAGTGGAAAACACTTTGAAAAAGGTCGCTAACGTAATCCTGGAAACGGATCCGGACCTGGTACTCCTACAGGAAGTGGACGACGGGGCCAAAAGGACTCGCGGGGAAAACCAATCGGAGAGATTGGTTCCATTACTTTCGGATTTTTATCCGTGCAGGACGGAAGCGTTTTATTGGAAAGCGGGATTCGTGCCTCACCCCAAAGTTCTAGGATCGGCCGGAATGAAGCTGGTCATTTTGAGTAAATATAAAATCGCTTCGGCGGTGCGTTATCAGTTGCCTCTGGCCGAAGCGGATCCTATCAGTCGTCAGTTCCAGTTGAAGCGGGCCGTACTGAAGGCGGATCTTTCCGTATCGGGGGGGCGAAAGTTCTCCGTTTTAAACACCCATTTGGATGCGTTCTCGATGGGAACTGACACGATGCAAAAACAGGTGAAGTTCCTTTCGGATCTGTTGCGGAAGCTGGACGGAGAGAAGTCGGTTTGGATTTTAGCGGGAGATTTCAATCTTCTCCCCCCGGATTTCGATCGGAAAACCTTGCATCCGAATGGAGCGTTTTATTACGGGGATGATCAGGAAATCAAGCCACTCTTTGATCGTTGGTCTTCCGTAGTTACGAAGGAGGAATTGAACGGTCCCGAAAAGGAGAAATTCTTTACCTATTATCCGAACGACCCGGCCATCGCGAAGCCGGACCGGACCATAGATTATATTTTCTATTCGAGAGGATTGGTCAAAACCAAGTACGGCGTCTTTCGGAAAGGGGACGCGGCCGAGGCCAGCGATCATTTCCCGTCGGAAGCGGTCTTTCGTTTCGGGGAATGA
- a CDS encoding VOC family protein — translation MRPFKILGIQQVAVGGESKDKLRNFWVDVLGLENVGTYRSEKENVNEDILRMGKGAYAVEVDIMEPVDPTKSPKVHDPKLNHIGLWVDDIHKAVEWLSSKGVRFTPGGIRKGAGGHDVTFIHPKGNEESPLCGEGVLIELVQAPEEVIRALS, via the coding sequence ATGAGACCGTTTAAGATTCTAGGAATCCAGCAGGTGGCAGTCGGGGGCGAGAGCAAGGACAAGCTGAGGAACTTTTGGGTGGATGTCCTAGGTTTGGAAAATGTGGGAACTTACCGCAGCGAAAAAGAAAATGTGAACGAAGATATTCTTAGAATGGGTAAAGGGGCTTATGCGGTGGAAGTGGATATCATGGAACCGGTGGATCCGACGAAAAGTCCGAAAGTACATGATCCGAAATTGAATCATATCGGTCTCTGGGTAGACGATATTCATAAGGCTGTGGAATGGCTTTCTTCGAAAGGAGTCCGATTTACCCCGGGAGGAATCCGGAAAGGCGCCGGGGGACACGATGTTACCTTTATTCATCCGAAGGGAAACGAAGAATCCCCGCTTTGCGGAGAGGGAGTGCTGATCGAATTGGTTCAGGCGCCGGAGGAAGTCATCCGGGCGCTCAGCTAA
- a CDS encoding DUF1987 domain-containing protein, producing MESLHIQQTKTSPEVILDSSKGDAEIIGESYPENAMAFYKPVFEWLKAMQSDGKRIRLKFQMDYFNTSSSKVIMDILDNLQKFHEKGGKVEVEWLYKEDDEDMQETGAEFSSDLSIPFQMKSYK from the coding sequence ATGGAATCCTTACACATACAGCAGACTAAAACCTCGCCGGAAGTCATCCTAGATTCGTCCAAGGGCGACGCGGAAATCATCGGGGAATCCTACCCGGAAAACGCAATGGCATTTTACAAGCCTGTATTTGAATGGTTGAAAGCCATGCAGTCCGACGGGAAACGGATCCGACTGAAGTTTCAGATGGATTATTTCAACACGAGTTCCTCGAAGGTGATCATGGACATTTTGGACAATCTACAAAAATTCCATGAAAAAGGCGGTAAGGTCGAAGTGGAATGGTTGTATAAAGAAGACGATGAGGACATGCAGGAGACCGGTGCCGAATTTTCCTCGGACTTGAGCATTCCGTTTCAAATGAAATCTTACAAATGA
- a CDS encoding SiaB family protein kinase has product MMDNELLNLFKSYKEAGEYDLLVSFKGRLSQEVLTELGSLIRTSLSAEVKIKKIFAVFIELAQNMLHYSSERRTNEEMKEAGVGILAVRENSIGYQIASGNLVQNEKLDFLSERIQRINSMNKDELKSFYQQQLRAERPDDSKGSGVGLIDIARKSDGPLVFHFDTVDDNNSFFTISAFFTKEN; this is encoded by the coding sequence ATGATGGACAACGAGCTCTTAAATCTATTCAAATCCTACAAAGAAGCGGGCGAGTACGACTTACTCGTCAGTTTTAAAGGTAGACTTTCGCAGGAAGTTCTCACGGAATTGGGATCCTTGATCCGAACTTCCTTGAGTGCAGAAGTCAAAATTAAGAAAATCTTTGCGGTTTTTATCGAACTTGCACAGAATATGCTGCATTATTCTTCCGAGCGCCGCACAAATGAAGAAATGAAGGAAGCCGGAGTAGGTATTCTTGCCGTCAGGGAAAATTCGATTGGCTATCAAATCGCGTCGGGCAATCTAGTCCAGAATGAGAAGCTAGACTTTCTCTCTGAAAGGATCCAAAGAATCAACTCGATGAATAAGGACGAATTAAAGTCCTTTTATCAGCAGCAGCTAAGAGCGGAACGACCTGACGACAGCAAGGGCTCGGGAGTTGGCTTGATAGATATCGCTCGCAAATCGGACGGACCGCTCGTGTTTCATTTCGATACTGTGGACGATAACAATTCTTTCTTCACGATTTCTGCATTCTTTACTAAGGAAAACTAA